A single genomic interval of Coregonus clupeaformis isolate EN_2021a chromosome 36, ASM2061545v1, whole genome shotgun sequence harbors:
- the LOC123482688 gene encoding extensin-like: MAMSISNMTQVHPVQNSLLGPRVCPPTHSSDPESALPLTPRTPSLPSHSLLGPPSLPSHSLLGPRVCPPTHSSAPESALPLTPRTPSLPSHSLLGPRVCPPTHSSDPRVCPPTHSSAPESALPLTPRTPSLPSHSLLGPRVCPPTHSSDPESALPLTPRTPESALPLTPRTPESALPLTPRTPSLPSHSLLGPRVCPPTHSSDPESALPLTPRTPSLPSHSLLGPPSLPSHSLLGPPSLPSHSLLGPRVCPPTHSSDPESALPLTPRTPSLPSHSLHCKRFWNSH; the protein is encoded by the coding sequence ATGGCAATGAGTATATCCAATATGACCCAAGTTCATCCAGTACAAAACTCACTCCTCGGACCCCGAGTCTGCCCTCCCACTCACTCCTCGGACCCCGAGTCTGCCCTCCCACTCACTCCTCGGACCCCGAGTCTGCCCTCCCACTCACTCCTCGGACCCCCGAGTCTGCCCTCCCACTCACTCCTCGGCCCCCGAGTCTGCCCCCCCACTCACTCCTCGGCCCCCGAGTCTGCCCTCCCACTCACTCCTCGGACCCCGAGTCTGCCCTCCCACTCACTCCTCGGACCCCGAGTCTGCCCTCCCACTCACTCCTCGGACCCCCGAGTCTGCCCTCCCACTCACTCCTCGGCCCCCGAGTCTGCCCTCCCACTCACTCCTCGGACCCCGAGTCTGCCCTCCCACTCACTCCTCGGACCCCGAGTCTGCCCTCCCACTCACTCCTCGGACCCCGAGTCTGCCCTCCCACTCACTCCTCGGACCCCCGAGTCTGCCCTCCCACTCACTCCTCGGACCCCCGAGTCTGCCCTCCCACTCACTCCTCGGACCCCGAGTCTGCCCTCCCACTCACTCCTCGGACCCCGAGTCTGCCCTCCCACTCACTCCTCGGACCCCGAGTCTGCCCTCCCACTCACTCCTCGGACCCCGAGTCTGCCCTCCCACTCACTCCTCGGACCCCCGAGTCTGCCCTCCCACTCACTCCTCGGACCCCCGAGTCTGCCCTCCCACTCACTCCTCGGACCCCGAGTCTGCCCTCCCACTCACTCCTCGGACCCCGAGTCTGCCCTCCCACTCACTCCTCGGACCCCGAGTCTGCCCTCCCACTCACTCCACTGTAAACGGTTCTGGAACTCCCACTAA